Proteins co-encoded in one Paenibacillus sp. genomic window:
- a CDS encoding YojF family protein, giving the protein MQLIAASEVQRRLDALRDQDVYMHLEMTTGAYAAHFDSQKHPAATFVSNAVIRYAHGSISGHGPYRVGLKTASGWVYSEGLTHYDETDPERLILAGHDGQGKLVVALQLSLQPF; this is encoded by the coding sequence ATGCAATTGATCGCAGCATCGGAGGTCCAGCGTCGGCTCGACGCGTTGAGGGACCAAGATGTATATATGCATTTGGAGATGACGACGGGCGCCTACGCCGCGCATTTCGACAGCCAGAAACATCCGGCCGCCACCTTCGTCAGCAACGCCGTCATTCGGTACGCTCACGGTTCGATTTCCGGCCACGGTCCGTATCGGGTGGGGCTCAAAACGGCATCGGGCTGGGTATATTCGGAGGGGCTGACGCATTACGACGAGACGGATCCGGAGCGGCTCATTTTGGCGGGGCACGACGGGCAGGGCAAATTGGTCGTCGCGCTGCAGCTCAGCCTGCAGCCGTTCTAA
- a CDS encoding ABC transporter permease yields MGLRSDEIVYSGTVPKKNVRITALQTLRKNKMLLLMLAPAVLHVLIFAYVPMVGVLLAFKRFQYQLGLFGSPWVGLENFRFFFMSGDAWIVTRNTLLYNAAFILLIPLVQILLAVFLSEIGSKWFKKLAQSAMFLPFFISWVIVGSIAYNLFNFEVGLLNNVLKSFGIEPVNIYSEVGVWKYILFAFKLWKELGYGMVIYLAAIVSIDQQMYDAAKIDGANVFQRLRYVTVPSIFPVVVLLFLLSVGQIFRGEFGLFYQLIGNNGILYDQTDIIDTFVFRALLTSSDIGMAAAAGFYQSITCFITIVLINSFIRKVKPDYALF; encoded by the coding sequence ATGGGATTGCGAAGCGATGAGATTGTCTATTCCGGAACGGTACCGAAGAAGAACGTCCGCATTACGGCTTTGCAGACGCTCCGCAAAAACAAAATGCTGCTTTTGATGCTGGCGCCCGCCGTGCTTCACGTGTTGATATTCGCCTACGTGCCGATGGTCGGCGTCCTGCTCGCCTTCAAACGATTCCAATATCAGCTCGGCCTCTTCGGCAGCCCCTGGGTCGGACTCGAAAACTTTCGATTTTTCTTCATGTCGGGCGACGCCTGGATCGTGACCCGGAACACGCTGCTCTACAACGCGGCTTTCATCCTCCTCATTCCTCTGGTGCAAATTTTGCTCGCCGTCTTCTTAAGCGAGATCGGATCGAAATGGTTCAAGAAGCTCGCGCAGTCCGCCATGTTTTTGCCGTTTTTCATCTCCTGGGTCATCGTCGGATCGATCGCTTATAACTTGTTCAACTTCGAGGTCGGGCTGTTGAACAACGTGTTGAAAAGCTTCGGGATCGAGCCGGTCAATATATACAGCGAGGTTGGCGTCTGGAAATACATTTTGTTCGCCTTCAAGCTCTGGAAGGAGCTCGGCTACGGGATGGTCATCTACTTGGCCGCCATCGTCAGCATCGATCAGCAAATGTACGATGCCGCCAAAATCGACGGGGCCAACGTGTTCCAAAGGCTTCGCTATGTGACGGTCCCGAGCATATTCCCGGTCGTCGTCCTGTTGTTCCTGCTCTCGGTCGGGCAAATTTTCCGCGGCGAATTCGGGTTGTTCTACCAGTTGATCGGCAACAACGGGATTCTCTACGATCAGACGGATATTATCGACACGTTCGTGTTCCGGGCGCTGCTCACGTCTTCGGATATCGGCATGGCGGCGGCCGCGGGCTTTTATCAGTCGATTACATGTTTCATTACGATCGTGCTGATCAACTCCTTCATCAGGAAAGTGAAACCGGATTACGCCTTGTTTTAA
- a CDS encoding AraC family transcriptional regulator, translated as MPDETKTPGVIHAAGYSVHFKPVLADARAGLLYYLIRLQMQGESEILIDGRMEKIREGELIMMKPGTPYLMKVDPRDDRAEQGCLSADYFLIASGTILDEWWRCRSYPQRSYVAIDEALLNIWKQILYEMRRVKEVDATVLEYLLRIFLRYIDRLLAESKGGSEKHHFVTHRVKQFIERNATKPITLSDIAEHANLSESRTTHLFKEAFGKTIIGYLNDVRIHIACERIRYSSMTLEKAAESAGFNSYSYFHRIFRKKMGMSPRQYQESVLQHQERALK; from the coding sequence ATGCCAGACGAAACCAAAACTCCGGGCGTCATACACGCGGCCGGGTACTCCGTTCACTTCAAACCGGTTCTTGCCGATGCGCGAGCCGGCCTGCTGTACTACCTGATCCGACTGCAGATGCAAGGCGAATCCGAAATTCTCATCGACGGGAGAATGGAGAAGATCCGCGAGGGAGAGCTCATTATGATGAAGCCAGGCACTCCCTATCTGATGAAGGTCGACCCTCGCGACGACCGGGCCGAACAGGGCTGCTTAAGCGCGGACTATTTTCTCATTGCCAGCGGCACGATCTTGGACGAATGGTGGCGCTGCCGGTCCTACCCGCAGCGAAGCTACGTTGCGATCGACGAAGCGCTGCTCAATATCTGGAAACAGATTCTTTACGAGATGCGGAGAGTCAAAGAAGTCGACGCCACGGTGTTGGAATATTTGCTGCGCATCTTTCTGCGCTACATCGACAGACTGCTGGCAGAATCGAAAGGCGGCAGCGAGAAACATCACTTCGTCACGCACCGGGTGAAGCAGTTCATCGAGCGGAACGCTACGAAACCGATCACGCTGTCCGACATCGCCGAACACGCCAACCTGAGCGAGTCCCGTACGACCCACCTGTTCAAGGAAGCCTTCGGCAAGACGATCATCGGCTATTTGAACGACGTCCGCATCCATATCGCCTGCGAACGAATCCGCTACAGCTCCATGACGTTGGAGAAGGCGGCCGAGTCCGCAGGGTTCAACAGCTATTCTTATTTTCATCGCATTTTTCGGAAAAAGATGGGGATGTCCCCGAGGCAGTATCAGGAGAGCGTGCTGCAGCATCAGGAAAGAGCGTTGAAATAG
- a CDS encoding aldo/keto reductase translates to MNYRTLGKTGLNVSEVGYGAWGIGKSSWIGASDDESTKALHTSIDLGLNFIDTALGYGEGHSERLVGQVVKERSETIYVATKIPPKNRQWPAQAGVPVEETFPADHVIACTEQSLTNLGMDTIDVQQFHVWSDEWVDQGDWLEAVQKLKEQGKIRYFGVSINDHQPENAIKLIKTGIVDTVQVIYNIFDQSPEDQLLPVCEEHHVGVIVRVPLDEGGLTGQITPDTTFNEGDFRNGYFRGDRKQEVYERVQRITSDLHISVDQMAETALRYILSHSAVSTVIPGMRSIRNVERNCQVGDGRGLPKEQVEKLKTHRWVRNFYKA, encoded by the coding sequence ATGAACTACAGAACGCTCGGTAAAACGGGGTTGAACGTTTCGGAAGTCGGTTATGGCGCATGGGGCATCGGAAAATCGTCCTGGATCGGGGCTTCCGACGATGAATCGACCAAAGCGCTTCATACATCCATTGATCTCGGCTTAAATTTCATTGATACTGCGCTCGGTTACGGGGAAGGTCACAGCGAGAGATTGGTTGGTCAGGTTGTGAAGGAACGCTCTGAAACGATTTATGTCGCAACGAAAATTCCGCCGAAAAACAGACAATGGCCGGCGCAAGCCGGGGTTCCGGTGGAAGAGACGTTCCCGGCGGATCATGTGATCGCGTGCACGGAACAAAGTCTTACAAATTTGGGGATGGACACGATCGACGTCCAGCAGTTCCACGTTTGGTCGGACGAATGGGTTGACCAAGGCGATTGGCTCGAAGCGGTTCAGAAGCTCAAAGAACAGGGGAAAATCCGGTATTTTGGCGTCTCCATTAACGACCATCAGCCCGAAAACGCGATCAAGCTCATCAAAACCGGCATCGTGGACACCGTTCAAGTCATTTACAACATATTCGACCAAAGTCCGGAAGATCAATTGCTTCCCGTATGCGAGGAGCATCATGTCGGCGTAATTGTTCGGGTTCCACTGGATGAAGGCGGGTTGACGGGGCAAATTACTCCGGATACAACCTTTAATGAAGGCGATTTCCGCAACGGCTATTTCCGGGGGGACCGCAAACAGGAAGTGTACGAACGTGTACAGAGGATTACTTCCGATCTCCATATTTCCGTTGACCAAATGGCAGAAACCGCCCTGCGCTACATATTGAGTCATTCTGCCGTATCTACCGTAATTCCGGGCATGCGTTCGATTCGCAACGTGGAACGCAACTGCCAGGTCGGCGACGGACGCGGATTGCCGAAGGAACAGGTTGAAAAGTTAAAAACGCACCGTTGGGTCCGCAACTTTTACAAAGCATAA
- a CDS encoding ThuA domain-containing protein, producing MALNVTIWNEHRHEKKNETVAAIYPKGIHAAIAEGLDVDAEVTFATLDDEEHGLTDAVLEKTDVLIWWGHVAHNEVKDEIVAKVHQRVLKGMGLIVLHSGHFSKIFKKLMGTSCDLKWREADDKERVWVVNPAHPIAAGLGEYFELPKEEMYGEHFDIPAPDELVFVSWFEGGEVFRSGCCYTRGNGKVFYFRPGHETYPTYYDANVRKVISNAVKWAAPVDRAYPTYGNAKPLEPISEKA from the coding sequence ATGGCTTTGAACGTAACGATTTGGAACGAGCACCGGCACGAGAAGAAAAACGAGACCGTCGCCGCGATTTATCCGAAAGGGATTCATGCCGCGATCGCGGAAGGGCTGGACGTCGACGCCGAGGTGACGTTCGCGACGCTCGACGACGAGGAGCACGGCCTTACCGACGCCGTGCTGGAGAAGACGGATGTCCTGATCTGGTGGGGCCATGTGGCGCACAACGAAGTGAAGGACGAGATCGTCGCGAAGGTGCATCAGCGCGTGCTGAAGGGCATGGGGCTGATCGTGCTGCACTCGGGTCATTTCTCGAAAATTTTCAAAAAGCTGATGGGCACCTCCTGCGACCTGAAATGGCGGGAAGCGGACGACAAAGAGCGCGTATGGGTCGTCAACCCGGCGCATCCGATCGCGGCCGGGCTCGGCGAATATTTCGAGCTGCCGAAGGAAGAGATGTACGGCGAGCATTTCGACATCCCGGCGCCGGACGAGCTCGTGTTCGTCAGCTGGTTCGAGGGCGGCGAAGTGTTCCGCAGCGGCTGCTGCTACACGCGCGGCAACGGCAAGGTGTTCTACTTCCGTCCGGGGCACGAAACGTATCCGACGTATTATGACGCGAACGTGCGCAAGGTCATCTCCAACGCCGTGAAGTGGGCGGCGCCGGTCGATCGGGCGTATCCGACGTACGGCAACGCGAAGCCGCTCGAGCCGATCTCGGAGAAGGCATGA
- a CDS encoding Gfo/Idh/MocA family oxidoreductase: MTKTIRGAVIGYGGSFNMGKAHAEQMMRHGIEFAAACDLDAARREQAKRDFPHIRTFSTVEELLAQDGIDLVTVITPHHTHYPLAEQILLSGRHCVLEKPMCIRAEEADRLVQLSQSVGKMLSVYHNRRWDGWYLTLQDLLARDILGELFHIEMFIGGCWRPKDWWRSDKAVSGGIFYDWGAHYVDYLLGVVPGKVTSVKGFIQNRLWHEFTNEDHMDSIITFENGATAYIQVSNIAYAGKPQFRFLGTKGAVVDENIRDGEMTLYTDINGVRVESKLKCQESKQDLYYRNIADHLMNGAELIVKPEEARRIISIIETTERSAVQGVELPVPYEEPLAVKG, translated from the coding sequence ATGACGAAGACCATCAGAGGTGCGGTAATCGGGTACGGCGGTTCCTTCAATATGGGCAAGGCGCACGCGGAGCAGATGATGCGGCACGGCATCGAATTCGCGGCGGCCTGCGATCTGGACGCGGCCAGACGCGAACAGGCGAAGCGCGATTTTCCGCACATCCGCACGTTCTCCACGGTGGAAGAGCTGCTTGCGCAGGACGGAATCGATTTGGTGACGGTCATCACTCCGCATCATACGCACTATCCTCTCGCGGAACAGATCTTGCTAAGCGGCCGGCACTGCGTCCTCGAGAAGCCGATGTGCATCCGGGCCGAAGAGGCCGACCGGTTAGTCCAGCTGTCGCAAAGCGTCGGGAAAATGCTTTCCGTGTACCACAACCGCCGCTGGGACGGCTGGTATTTAACGCTTCAGGATCTGCTTGCGAGAGACATTCTCGGGGAATTGTTCCACATCGAAATGTTTATTGGAGGCTGCTGGAGACCTAAGGATTGGTGGCGGTCGGACAAAGCGGTGTCGGGAGGCATTTTTTACGACTGGGGCGCCCATTACGTCGATTACCTCCTGGGCGTCGTGCCCGGCAAAGTGACGAGCGTGAAAGGATTCATTCAGAACCGGCTGTGGCATGAGTTCACGAACGAAGACCATATGGACAGCATCATTACGTTCGAAAACGGGGCGACGGCGTACATTCAAGTATCGAACATCGCCTACGCCGGCAAGCCGCAATTCCGTTTCCTCGGTACGAAAGGGGCCGTCGTGGACGAAAACATCCGGGACGGGGAAATGACGCTGTACACCGATATCAACGGCGTTCGGGTGGAAAGCAAGCTGAAATGCCAGGAAAGCAAACAGGATCTGTATTACCGGAATATCGCCGACCATCTGATGAACGGCGCGGAGCTGATCGTAAAACCCGAAGAAGCCCGCCGCATCATCTCCATCATTGAGACGACAGAGCGCTCCGCCGTGCAGGGCGTCGAATTGCCTGTTCCCTACGAAGAACCGCTGGCGGTGAAAGGCTAA
- a CDS encoding Gfo/Idh/MocA family oxidoreductase — protein sequence MSRLKVGVVGTGGIFKAAHLPGWLAHPDVELVAFCDAYRPSAIAAANEFPGAKVYDDYRELLADPSIDVVGISTPNAYHSEIAVAALHKGKHVFCEKPDAVNAEEAQRMADAAKAAGKVLMTMRNNRFSEEAQFLKRAIERGQLGELYMGRCGWIRRRGIPGRGGWFTTKALSGGGPLIDLGVHMIDLAMWLNGNAKPVTVSGSTYRKFADRPDRSGRMPEGTFDVEDLAAGFLRFDNGASLQIEFSWASNVEAEQKFLEWRGTEGGFSLVNDRLKLFTEQDGALIDASPSFEAPRVPQHTANIRHFVECVLGREEPIFTPEQGVDMIKILTAIYASAESGREIVL from the coding sequence ATGAGCCGGCTGAAAGTCGGCGTCGTCGGCACGGGCGGCATCTTCAAGGCGGCTCATCTGCCCGGCTGGCTGGCGCATCCGGACGTCGAGCTCGTCGCCTTCTGCGACGCGTACCGGCCGTCCGCGATCGCTGCGGCGAACGAGTTCCCCGGCGCGAAGGTGTACGACGATTACCGCGAGCTGCTCGCCGATCCGTCGATCGACGTCGTCGGCATCAGCACGCCGAACGCGTACCATTCGGAAATCGCCGTCGCGGCGCTCCATAAGGGCAAGCACGTGTTCTGCGAAAAGCCGGACGCGGTGAACGCCGAGGAGGCGCAGCGGATGGCGGACGCGGCGAAGGCGGCGGGCAAAGTGCTCATGACGATGCGCAACAACCGGTTCAGCGAAGAGGCGCAGTTCCTTAAGCGCGCGATCGAGCGCGGCCAGCTGGGCGAGCTGTACATGGGCCGCTGCGGCTGGATTCGCCGCCGCGGCATCCCCGGGCGGGGCGGCTGGTTTACGACGAAGGCGCTGTCGGGCGGCGGGCCGCTCATCGATCTCGGCGTCCATATGATCGATCTCGCCATGTGGCTGAACGGCAACGCGAAGCCGGTGACCGTCTCCGGCTCCACGTACCGGAAGTTCGCCGACCGGCCGGACCGCTCCGGCCGCATGCCGGAAGGCACGTTCGACGTGGAGGATTTGGCGGCGGGCTTCCTGCGGTTCGACAACGGCGCGTCGCTGCAGATCGAGTTCAGCTGGGCGTCGAACGTCGAAGCGGAGCAGAAGTTTCTCGAGTGGCGCGGAACGGAAGGCGGCTTCAGCCTGGTCAACGACCGGCTCAAGCTGTTCACGGAGCAGGACGGCGCGCTGATCGACGCGTCGCCGTCGTTCGAGGCGCCGCGCGTGCCGCAGCATACGGCGAACATTCGGCATTTCGTCGAGTGCGTGCTCGGCCGCGAAGAGCCGATCTTCACGCCGGAGCAAGGCGTCGACATGATTAAAATATTAACGGCCATCTACGCGTCGGCGGAGAGCGGGCGGGAAATCGTATTATAG
- a CDS encoding sugar phosphate isomerase/epimerase, with amino-acid sequence MGNERPGIGIQLYTLRNELQQDFEGTLRALAEIGYEGLEFAGYGGRAAGDVKRLLDELGLRAIGSHVGFPALRGRLAEEIAAVKELGGDYLICPSVPMDQRHAGAPWPSLFGELEQFGALAREAGLSFGYHNHAFEFEIAIDGRPVFDALFGATSPENVIAEMDACWVQTGGRDPVEYIRRYAGRAPLLHFKDYGAIEGGGKDTVELGEGELDLPAILQAALEARTEWLIVEQDRCQRDPLQSAANSFAWLKRALDGAVP; translated from the coding sequence ATGGGAAACGAACGTCCGGGAATCGGGATACAGCTGTATACGCTCAGAAACGAACTGCAGCAAGATTTCGAAGGAACGCTGCGCGCGCTGGCGGAGATCGGCTACGAAGGGCTGGAATTCGCCGGCTACGGGGGAAGGGCCGCCGGAGACGTCAAGCGGCTGCTGGACGAACTGGGACTGCGAGCGATCGGCAGCCATGTCGGCTTTCCCGCCTTGCGCGGGCGTCTCGCCGAGGAGATCGCCGCAGTGAAGGAGCTGGGCGGCGATTATCTCATCTGCCCGTCCGTGCCGATGGACCAGCGCCATGCGGGAGCGCCGTGGCCGTCGCTGTTCGGCGAATTGGAGCAGTTCGGCGCACTGGCGCGGGAAGCGGGATTGAGCTTCGGCTACCATAACCACGCGTTCGAATTCGAGATCGCCATCGACGGGCGGCCCGTCTTCGACGCCTTGTTCGGCGCGACATCCCCGGAGAACGTCATCGCGGAAATGGACGCCTGCTGGGTGCAGACGGGCGGACGGGATCCGGTGGAATATATTCGGCGATACGCCGGCCGGGCGCCGCTTCTTCACTTCAAGGATTACGGAGCGATCGAAGGCGGCGGCAAGGATACGGTGGAGCTGGGCGAGGGAGAGTTGGATTTGCCGGCGATATTGCAGGCGGCGCTCGAGGCGCGGACGGAATGGCTGATCGTCGAGCAGGACCGCTGTCAGAGAGACCCGCTGCAAAGCGCCGCCAACAGCTTTGCCTGGCTGAAGCGAGCGTTGGACGGCGCCGTCCCCTAG
- the bshB2 gene encoding bacillithiol biosynthesis deacetylase BshB2, which translates to MEERRILVVLPHPDDEAFGLSGTLAKLIREGARVTYACLTLGQMGRNMGIPPFASRVTLPDIRRQELEESCRAIGIHDVRMLGFHDKMLEFEDRALLDGAIAELLKEIRPTLVFTFYPGYSVHPDHDATGAAVVRAVGQLPPAERPPVHCMAFAKNTREDLGEPDIAEFVGPFMEQKLASIYAHRTQFQAAELVGNKTMDEIVERFGTERFWIYRFEE; encoded by the coding sequence ATGGAGGAGCGTCGCATATTGGTCGTTCTGCCGCATCCGGACGACGAAGCTTTCGGACTGTCCGGCACGCTGGCGAAGCTGATCCGGGAGGGAGCCCGGGTGACGTACGCATGCCTCACCTTGGGGCAAATGGGAAGAAACATGGGCATTCCGCCGTTCGCGAGCCGCGTCACGCTGCCGGACATTCGCCGGCAGGAGCTGGAGGAATCGTGCCGCGCCATCGGCATTCACGACGTAAGGATGCTCGGCTTCCACGACAAAATGCTCGAATTCGAAGACCGCGCGCTGCTGGACGGGGCGATCGCCGAGCTGCTGAAGGAAATTCGTCCGACGCTGGTGTTCACCTTCTATCCGGGGTACAGCGTTCACCCGGACCACGACGCAACCGGAGCCGCGGTCGTCCGCGCCGTCGGCCAGCTGCCTCCCGCAGAGCGCCCGCCCGTGCACTGCATGGCATTCGCCAAAAACACGAGGGAGGACCTCGGCGAACCCGATATCGCGGAATTCGTCGGTCCGTTCATGGAGCAGAAGCTGGCGTCCATCTACGCGCACCGCACGCAGTTTCAAGCGGCGGAGCTCGTCGGCAACAAGACGATGGACGAAATCGTCGAACGGTTCGGCACGGAGCGCTTTTGGATTTATCGATTCGAAGAGTAA